In Erigeron canadensis isolate Cc75 chromosome 6, C_canadensis_v1, whole genome shotgun sequence, the following are encoded in one genomic region:
- the LOC122604435 gene encoding thioredoxin domain-containing protein 2-like: MVVHQRASHSSPPRSILRHPTPLRSNVPQSVNRPTTPQRGNIPPQQMRSTTPQGGNISQQRLRSVTPQRGNGSQHQARSVTPQRGHLPHQQVRSSTPNKRQLSSQQSQSSIPLVEYLPHRQGRSSTPNRSSRSTTPNRVLQSRTSSSQSDLKQAWSVLRGSQVSSSTPRLDDPTGKSLLGPLLSKNSRKQKSKPKSKAKTKASTSSDQKLLNLLNRSMTCLLNLKNSFLQSTKQLL, translated from the coding sequence ATGGTTGTCCATCAGCGGGCCTCTCATTCTTCTCCACCTCGATCAATTCTGAGACACCCAACTCCTCTAAGAAGTAATGTGCCTCAGTCGGTCAACAGACcaaccactcctcagcgaggaaacatTCCTCCGCAACAAATGAGGAGTACAACTCCTCAGGGAGGAAACATTTCTCAGCAGCGACTAAGGAGtgttactcctcagcgaggaaatgGTTCCCAGCACCAAGCAAGGAGTGTGACTCCACAAaggggacacttgccacatcagcaagtgagatcCTCCACTCCCAATAAAAGACAGTTGTCTTCCCAGCAGTCACAATCGTCTATTCCTCTTGTGGAATATCTCCCTCATAGGCAAGGGAGGTCTTCCACTCCTAATCGATCTTCTAGATCCACCACTCCCAATAGGGTTCTTCAATCCAGGACTTCCTCGTCTCAATCTGATCTAAAACAAGCTTGGAGTGTGTTAAGAGGCTCACAAGTGTCCTCTTCCACTCCTCGTCTAGATGACCCCACTGGCAAATCTCTCTTGGGTCCCCTCTTATCAAAGAATTCTCGCAAGCAAAAATCAAAGCCTAAGTCCAAGGCAAAGACTAAGGCTTCAACCTCTTCTGAccaaaaattgttgaacttgctcAACAGGTCAATGACTTGTCTTCTCAACTTAAAGAATTCCTTCTTGCAATCAACAAAGCAACTCCTCTAA